The Watersipora subatra chromosome 1, tzWatSuba1.1, whole genome shotgun sequence genome has a window encoding:
- the LOC137401017 gene encoding serine/arginine-rich splicing factor 7-like: MHKLFIGRLSRRTCTADVEEVFERYGRLSRCDVKYGQDTAYAFVDYENDRDAENAVKSENGRKLLGATMVVEWSKSFSRRGMPSGRPGDECYRCGRLGHFGRDCRMSGFRSFGRGRSSAIRRSRYSRSRSRSRSYGRRSRSHRRSRSNSSSRSLRRSRSRSGRKSRSKSPRISRSRSPRRARSKSPRRMRSKSPRRSHSKSPRGQRSKSPRRSRSPGRSRSAQRSGSIQNSRSPNKLGSRSPRASKSPETARARSRSRSDRSHSR; encoded by the exons ATGCATAAGCTGTTCATCGGTAGATTGAGTCGAAGAACTTGTACAGCGGATGTTGAAGAAGTATTTGAAAGATATGGTCGGCTGAGTCGATGTGATGTCAAATATG GTCAAGACACGGCATACGCCTTTGTTGACTACGAAAATGACAGAGACGCAGAG AATGCAGTCAAAAGTGAAAACGGTCGCAAGCTATTAGGTGCCACAATGGTTGTTGAATGGTCCAAGAGTTTCAGCAGGCGCGGTATGCCATCG GGACGACCAGGAGATGAATGCTACAGGTGTGGCAGACTTGGCCATTTTGGTCGAGACTGTCGTATGTCCGGCTTCAGGAGTTTCGGGAGAGGCCGTTCTTCTGCGATTAGAAGGTCTAGGTACAGTAGGTCAAGGTCTCGTAGTCGCAGTTATGGACGTCGTTCAC GATCTCATAGGAGATCTAGATCAAACTCGAGTTCACGCTCGCTGCGACGATCAAGGTCAAGATCAGGACGAAAGTCTCGTTCGAAGTCACCCAGAATATCTAGGTCAAGGTCTCCCCGTAGAGCAAGGTCTAAATCACCAAGGAGAATGAGGTCAAAATCACCCCGCAGATCACACTCTAAATCACCTCGAGGACAACGATCGAAGTCACCTCGTAGATCAAGATCCCCTGGAAGATCACGCTCAGCACAAAGGTCAGGGTCTATTCAGAACTCTCGGTCACCTAACAAACTGGGATCACGATCACCAAGAGCATCTAAATCGCCAGAGACAGCTCGAGCAAGGTCAAGAAGTCGGTCAGATCGTAGCCATTCGCGATAG